One Anastrepha obliqua isolate idAnaObli1 chromosome 6, idAnaObli1_1.0, whole genome shotgun sequence DNA window includes the following coding sequences:
- the LOC129250774 gene encoding uncharacterized protein LOC129250774, with the protein MNTQQNEKNKKYVPRCDTIPSSEEDTLLASSQDTAESAKSKGSTSHSTPLPIKQQQQQTILPQASKKAADGTQRESQVAKKHKSEGALMKSRYTKARFILSKIAKNELAGATDERDAADKLKYQQVVKEYEDFLSKKPKEDDRKKGDALKRNRSQDVIDQAPKRPKVSSSIEEAKQRPFSEVVKDNLLYALIDETTNSGKVVLQKWGQVEAKLSKLVLDKHVVGAQGGTLPSFDSAGVLRGCRVIKCDDDWSRVVLERCVAEISSTLEGLKLKLIPAKDIPCPPRARIWLPVMDLSGAEVLKYLKSHNPAVPMDDWAIVKAEKPQKSSMSFVLQINDECLPILKQQDNKMRFGLRKAKLKIFKADSNENEEDPDEVDNNIQLERLEKLDLAEDDNKSDA; encoded by the coding sequence ATGAAcacacaacaaaatgaaaaaaacaaaaaatatgtgccgCGCTGCGACACAATACCATCCTCCGAAGAGGATACCCTGCTGGCCTCTAGCCAAGATACGGCTGAGTCAGCAAAGAGTAAGGGAAGTACCAGCCATAGCACACCCTTACCaatcaagcaacaacaacaacaaacaattctACCACAAGCATCGAAAAAGGCGGCAGACGGCACTCAGAGAGAGAGTCAGGTCGCTAAAAAGCACAAATCCGAGGGTGCTCTCATGAAATCTCGCTACACGAAGGCGAGGTTCATTCTAAGCAAGATTGCCAAAAATGAACTCGCTGGAGCGACTGACGAGCGCGACGCGGCTGACAAATTAAAATACCAGCAGGTGGTTAAGGAGTATGAAGACTTCTTATCCAAAAAACCTAAAGAAGACGACAGGAAAAAAGGCGATGCGTTGAAGAGAAACAGGTCACAGGACGTGATCGATCAGGCACCGAAGAGACCTAAGGTGTCCAGCAGCATCGAAGAAGCAAAACAACGACCGTTCAGTGAGGTGGTTAAGGATAACCTACTCTATGCACTAATCGATGAAACCACAAACAGTGGCAAAGTGGTCCTGCAGAAGTGGGGGCAAGTGGAGGCCAAACTGTCCAAGCTCGTGCTAGACAAGCATGTGGTTGGAGCACAGGGCGGAACTCTCCCCTCCTTCGATTCTGCAGGAGTACTTCGCGGCTGCAGGGTCATCAAGTGCGACGACGACTGGTCAAGGGTTGTCTTAGAAAGGTGTGTTGCTGAGATCAGCAGCACACTGGAAGGCTTAAAACTTAAGCTAATTCCGGCCAAAGACATCCCTTGCCCTCCTCGCGCTCGCATTTGGCTACCAGTGATGGACTTGAGCGGTGCAGAAGTGCTGAAATACCTCAAGTCACACAACCCTGCGGTGCCGATGGACGACTGGGCAATCGTGAAGGCAGAAAAACCGCAAAAGAGCAGCATGTCGTTCGTTCTGCAGATCAACGACGAGTGTCTACCAATACTGAAACAACAAGACAACAAAATGCGGTTTGGTCTAAGAAAGGCCAAACTGAAGATTTTCAAAGCAGACAGcaatgaaaatgaggaagaTCCAGACGAGGTCGACAACAACATACAGCTAGAAAGGCTAGAAAAGCTGGACCTAGCTGAAGACGACAATAAATCCGATGCCTAG